The proteins below are encoded in one region of Stenotrophomonas bentonitica:
- a CDS encoding TonB-dependent receptor gives MLHALLLGPPCAFGAEPPAASTDPVTLDRITVVGRQQNLLGVATTASEGSLDRQELERRPRLRPGDMAEFIPGVAATQHSGSGKANQYFLRGFNLDHGTDFAQYLEDMPINLRSHGHGQGYSDLNFIIPELVDALSYRKGPYYVDVGDFSSAGSARYVLADGMPRGLLQLEAGQGGYRRVVAADSGTFGRVTVTGALEVQGYDGQWDDIDEDVDKKNAMLRVSAPLGNGQAHALLMAYDNRWNSPDQIPARAVAEGLITERGSIDTTLGGDSRRHSLSAGWQGRWLGGETRVSAYWIDYGLSLWSNFTYFLDDPDSGDQFRQFDNRTVTGFRADQQWEGDRWTLQAGLEGRRDDIGAVGLARTVERRMLDYIRNDRVDERSLGGWLGGSYRLTDTLRINGGLRRDHYDFEVDALQPENSGDANDSITSAKAGLAWRVAEPVELYASWGQGFHSNDARGTTLRLDPVSGEAADPVTPLVRSRGSELGVRWFQAERFQTTLALWQLELDSELLFVGDAGNTEATRPSKRKGAELTAYWFAQRQWNLELEAAYTDARFSDHDPAGDAIPGAVPWVVSAGWNAEWGDGWHSSLRVRYLGAYPLIEDVSVESDGATIANLAVGKRWKNWGVELDVLNLFDSNDHDIDYYYASRLPGEPDEGVEDLHFHVFEPRTIRVRLTYRF, from the coding sequence GTGCTCCATGCACTGCTGCTGGGCCCGCCCTGCGCCTTTGGGGCCGAACCTCCAGCGGCGTCCACCGACCCGGTCACGCTGGACCGCATCACCGTGGTGGGACGCCAGCAGAACCTGCTGGGCGTCGCCACCACCGCCTCGGAAGGCAGCCTGGACCGCCAGGAGCTCGAGCGGCGACCGCGACTGCGTCCCGGTGACATGGCCGAGTTCATCCCCGGCGTCGCCGCGACCCAGCACTCCGGTTCGGGCAAGGCAAACCAGTATTTCCTGCGCGGGTTCAACCTGGACCACGGCACCGACTTCGCGCAGTACCTCGAGGACATGCCGATCAACCTGCGCAGTCACGGCCACGGCCAGGGCTATTCGGACCTCAACTTCATCATCCCGGAGCTGGTCGACGCGCTCAGCTATCGCAAGGGTCCGTATTACGTCGACGTGGGCGACTTCTCGTCCGCGGGCTCGGCGCGTTACGTGCTGGCCGACGGCATGCCGCGCGGGTTGCTGCAGCTGGAGGCCGGCCAGGGCGGCTATCGCCGCGTGGTGGCCGCCGACAGTGGCACGTTCGGCAGGGTGACCGTGACCGGTGCACTGGAGGTGCAGGGTTACGATGGGCAGTGGGACGATATCGACGAGGACGTCGACAAGAAGAACGCGATGCTGCGCGTGTCCGCGCCGCTGGGTAATGGGCAGGCGCATGCGCTGCTCATGGCCTATGACAATCGCTGGAACTCGCCGGATCAGATTCCAGCGCGTGCGGTGGCGGAGGGGCTGATCACCGAGCGCGGGTCCATCGACACCACGCTGGGTGGCGATTCGCGCCGCCATTCGCTGTCGGCCGGCTGGCAGGGTCGATGGCTGGGCGGTGAGACGCGGGTCAGTGCGTACTGGATCGACTACGGCCTGTCGCTGTGGTCCAACTTCACCTACTTCCTGGATGATCCGGACAGCGGAGATCAGTTCCGCCAGTTCGATAATCGCACCGTCACGGGGTTTCGTGCGGACCAGCAGTGGGAGGGTGACCGCTGGACGCTGCAGGCCGGCCTGGAAGGTCGCCGCGATGACATCGGTGCGGTGGGGCTTGCCCGCACCGTCGAGCGCCGGATGCTCGACTACATCCGCAATGATCGGGTCGACGAACGCAGCCTCGGCGGCTGGCTGGGTGGGTCGTATCGCCTGACCGACACGCTGCGCATCAACGGCGGCCTGCGCCGCGACCACTACGACTTCGAGGTGGATGCGCTGCAGCCGGAAAACAGCGGCGACGCCAACGACAGCATCACCTCGGCCAAGGCCGGGCTGGCCTGGCGCGTGGCCGAACCGGTCGAGCTGTATGCCAGCTGGGGACAAGGCTTCCATTCCAACGATGCGCGCGGTACAACGCTGCGGCTGGACCCGGTGTCCGGCGAAGCGGCCGACCCGGTAACGCCACTGGTGCGTTCGCGCGGCAGCGAACTGGGCGTGCGCTGGTTCCAGGCCGAGCGGTTCCAGACCACGCTGGCGCTGTGGCAGCTGGAGCTGGATTCGGAGCTGCTGTTCGTGGGCGATGCAGGCAACACTGAAGCGACGCGACCCAGCAAGCGCAAAGGGGCCGAGCTCACGGCTTACTGGTTCGCGCAGCGGCAGTGGAACCTGGAGCTGGAAGCCGCCTACACCGATGCCCGCTTCTCGGACCACGACCCTGCAGGAGACGCCATTCCCGGCGCGGTGCCGTGGGTGGTGTCGGCAGGCTGGAATGCAGAATGGGGAGACGGGTGGCACTCCAGCCTGCGCGTTCGTTACCTGGGGGCGTATCCGCTGATTGAGGACGTCAGTGTCGAATCAGACGGCGCCACCATCGCCAACCTTGCGGTCGGGAAGCGCTGGAAGAACTGGGGTGTGGAGCTGGATGTGCTCAACCTGTTCGATTCGAACGACCACGATATCGACTACTACTACGCCTCGCGCCTGCCTGGCGAGCCGGATGAGGGCGTGGAGGATCTTCATTTCCACGTGTTCGAACCCAGAACGATCCGCGTACGGTTGACGTACCGTTTCTAA
- a CDS encoding SCO family protein, with translation MLRSLWPAFVPAVSLSLLLLSMQPLAAQNQTLIGGPFKLTDQNGQAVTDRSFHGKPVLLYFGFTSCPDVCPTDLARVQRIARRVQKAGGPSLTPVFVSIDPERDTPAKMKSYVSLFGPDMVGLTGTPAQITAITDSYHVYYKKVPYGKPGQYMMDHSTFVFLLDRNGRYVDHFGRTADEAQVATQIVGELARTSPRARVAAVPRR, from the coding sequence ATGCTGCGGAGCCTGTGGCCGGCGTTCGTACCGGCGGTATCGTTGTCGTTGCTGCTGCTGTCGATGCAGCCGCTGGCGGCGCAGAACCAGACCCTGATCGGCGGGCCGTTCAAGCTCACCGACCAGAACGGCCAGGCGGTGACCGACCGCAGCTTCCACGGCAAGCCGGTGCTGCTGTACTTCGGTTTCACCAGCTGCCCGGACGTGTGCCCGACCGACCTGGCCCGCGTGCAGCGCATTGCGCGGCGCGTGCAGAAGGCGGGTGGGCCGTCGTTGACGCCGGTGTTCGTCAGCATCGATCCGGAACGCGACACGCCGGCGAAAATGAAGAGTTACGTGTCGCTGTTCGGGCCAGACATGGTGGGGCTGACCGGCACGCCGGCGCAGATTACTGCGATCACCGATAGCTACCACGTGTATTACAAGAAGGTGCCCTACGGGAAACCGGGCCAGTACATGATGGATCACTCCACGTTCGTGTTTCTGCTCGACCGCAATGGTCGGTACGTGGATCACTTCGGGCGTACGGCGGATGAGGCGCAGGTGGCCACGCAGATCGTGGGGGAGCTTGCGCGTACGTCGCCGCGTGCGCGGGTGGCGGCGGTGCCACGTCGTTGA
- a CDS encoding TonB-dependent receptor family protein — translation MPVLRSLYRPTLSPLPLALCLALTATAQAAPADAPTTLDAVRVTAASDADQARAALKRVPGAGNVIDLAQADGRLAGTADVLAYQPGISAQSPGNEGTKVSIRGSGINRGPGAHASGISVSLDGLPLTGPGGTPYELLEPLWLSRAEVLRGANGFERGALALGGAINYVSRSGRDAAGLELQYEAGSRGYQKRSVGYGGIAGSVDYYLAYTDTEYDGYQQHAAGDGKGAMANVGWQINPQLETRFFLRYRETNHETPGRLTREQIRNDPRAANPANLAIDARRPQPGSTWLGNMTTLQIDADSSLQAGLVYHHYPMDLNESLYRQQLDYTNLNATLDYRRAHALFGRDSVTTVGLRVTHDLDADVRETLRFPSNGYPAGTHTRDFSHHGTNSSLHVSNELAVDERLRVQTGLALINTRKDVQVTWPATPERLRGSEWDYAPRLGFTWQQTAATQWFGNLSRSVEPAHPWSMIWGSNLYFAPGNGASSGRQRAPVDLQNQTATTLELGARGDSMLGRWELTGYYAQVRHELLSVEVAPVPNLFVAENNASPTVHRGIEAGLDSTLWEGGEGRLSLRQAYTFSDFRYRHDARFGDNRLPGLPRHYYQGELRFDHPGGFYAALNTEYASSMFVDYANSFRADSHLIFGTRVGFDAPGGRWQAWVEMRNLGDKHYAATVTPGYNDGGKDVARSTPGDGRGVYGGVRWRF, via the coding sequence ATGCCTGTTCTTCGTTCGTTGTACCGCCCCACCCTGTCTCCCCTGCCCCTGGCCCTGTGCCTCGCCCTGACGGCCACCGCGCAGGCCGCCCCGGCCGATGCACCCACGACGCTCGACGCGGTCAGGGTGACCGCCGCCAGCGACGCCGACCAGGCCCGCGCCGCGCTCAAGCGCGTTCCGGGCGCCGGCAACGTGATCGACCTGGCCCAGGCCGACGGCCGCCTGGCCGGTACCGCCGACGTGCTGGCCTACCAGCCCGGTATCAGCGCGCAGTCGCCCGGCAATGAGGGCACCAAGGTGTCGATTCGTGGCTCCGGCATCAACCGGGGCCCGGGTGCACACGCCTCCGGCATTTCTGTGTCGCTGGATGGCCTGCCGCTGACCGGCCCGGGCGGCACGCCCTACGAACTGCTGGAACCGCTGTGGCTGAGCCGCGCGGAGGTGCTGCGCGGGGCCAATGGGTTCGAACGCGGCGCGCTGGCGCTGGGCGGTGCGATCAACTACGTCAGCCGCAGCGGTCGCGATGCGGCCGGGCTGGAGCTGCAGTACGAGGCCGGCAGCCGCGGTTACCAGAAGCGCAGCGTGGGCTACGGCGGGATCGCCGGCAGCGTCGACTACTACCTGGCCTATACCGATACCGAGTACGACGGCTACCAGCAGCACGCCGCCGGCGACGGCAAGGGAGCGATGGCGAACGTGGGCTGGCAGATCAACCCGCAGCTGGAAACGCGCTTCTTCCTGCGTTACCGCGAGACCAACCACGAAACGCCCGGGCGCCTGACCCGCGAGCAGATCCGCAACGATCCGCGCGCCGCCAACCCGGCCAACCTGGCCATCGATGCGCGCCGCCCGCAGCCGGGCAGCACCTGGCTCGGCAACATGACCACGCTGCAGATCGATGCCGATTCCTCGCTGCAGGCCGGGCTGGTGTACCACCACTACCCGATGGACCTCAACGAGAGCCTGTACCGGCAGCAGCTGGACTACACCAACCTCAATGCCACGCTCGACTACCGGCGCGCGCATGCGCTGTTCGGCCGCGACAGCGTGACCACGGTGGGGCTGCGCGTGACCCACGACCTGGATGCGGACGTGCGCGAAACGCTGCGCTTCCCGAGCAATGGCTACCCGGCCGGTACCCACACGCGCGACTTCTCGCACCACGGCACCAACAGCTCGCTGCACGTTAGCAACGAGCTGGCGGTAGACGAGCGCCTGCGCGTGCAGACCGGGCTGGCGCTGATCAACACGCGCAAGGACGTGCAGGTCACATGGCCGGCCACGCCGGAGCGGCTGCGCGGCAGCGAGTGGGATTACGCACCTCGGCTGGGCTTCACCTGGCAGCAGACCGCCGCGACCCAGTGGTTCGGCAACCTGAGCCGTTCGGTGGAACCGGCGCATCCGTGGTCGATGATCTGGGGCAGCAATCTGTATTTCGCACCGGGTAACGGCGCCTCCAGCGGTCGCCAGCGCGCGCCGGTGGACCTGCAGAACCAGACCGCGACCACGCTGGAACTGGGTGCGCGTGGCGACAGCATGTTGGGTCGCTGGGAACTGACCGGGTACTACGCGCAGGTGCGGCACGAGCTGCTCAGCGTGGAGGTGGCGCCGGTACCGAACCTGTTCGTGGCCGAGAACAATGCCAGCCCGACCGTGCACCGTGGCATCGAGGCCGGGCTGGACAGCACGCTGTGGGAGGGCGGCGAGGGTCGCCTGTCGCTGCGCCAGGCGTATACCTTCAGCGACTTCCGTTACCGCCACGATGCGCGCTTTGGCGACAACCGGCTGCCGGGCCTGCCGCGCCACTACTACCAGGGCGAGCTGCGCTTCGATCATCCGGGCGGGTTTTATGCGGCGCTCAATACCGAGTACGCGTCGTCGATGTTTGTCGACTATGCCAACAGCTTCCGTGCGGACAGTCATCTGATCTTCGGTACGCGGGTGGGGTTCGATGCGCCGGGTGGGCGTTGGCAGGCTTGGGTGGAGATGCGGAACCTGGGCGACAAGCATTACGCGGCTACGGTGACGCCGGGGTACAACGATGGTGGGAAGGATGTGGCGCGGTCCACGCCGGGGGATGGGCGTGGGGTTTATGGCGGGGTGCGCTGGCGGTTCTGA
- a CDS encoding EF-hand domain-containing protein has product MNQLASTLACSLLLCLGVAASAQAQKVGDTAAQRFAALDKNGDGRVSDDEYDGAALFRLLDGDRNYKVTVEDIQEVVGPDRDGQLTAADRIRVADLNGDGELTEEEVSRVADMRFQSLDVDHDNNLTFAEFQSGFWRP; this is encoded by the coding sequence GTGAACCAGCTCGCCTCTACCCTCGCCTGCTCCCTGTTGCTCTGCCTCGGCGTTGCTGCCAGCGCCCAGGCGCAGAAGGTCGGCGATACCGCCGCGCAGCGTTTTGCCGCCCTCGACAAGAACGGCGATGGACGAGTCAGCGATGACGAGTACGACGGGGCGGCGCTGTTCCGGCTGCTGGATGGGGACCGCAACTACAAGGTCACCGTCGAGGATATCCAGGAGGTGGTGGGCCCGGACCGCGATGGCCAGCTCACCGCGGCCGACCGGATCCGGGTGGCCGATCTGAACGGCGATGGCGAGCTCACCGAAGAAGAGGTGTCGCGCGTGGCTGACATGCGCTTCCAGTCGCTGGACGTGGACCACGACAACAACCTGACCTTCGCTGAATTCCAGTCCGGGTTCTGGCGGCCCTGA
- a CDS encoding cyclic nucleotide-binding domain-containing protein, which translates to MEAGNLHELDGLIEHTAPVHAGSFLFRQGDPFQHIAVIRLGTVKTYSIDREGREQTLGFHMPGDILGLSAIDEERHPCNAIALDTVTTCRLPFRVAASLSARMPQLQAKLFRLLSRDIARATQLSCNNSADERLAAFLIGMADRMAARGYSASRWQLTMSRMDIASYLRLAPETLSRLLRRFQAEGLVALDGREVEVRGRERLQAMAAAEAGLDQVRREAA; encoded by the coding sequence ATGGAGGCAGGCAACCTGCACGAGCTCGACGGCCTCATCGAGCACACCGCCCCGGTCCACGCCGGCAGTTTCCTGTTCCGCCAGGGCGACCCGTTCCAGCACATCGCCGTGATCCGGCTGGGCACGGTGAAGACGTATTCGATCGACCGCGAAGGGCGCGAGCAGACCCTGGGCTTCCACATGCCGGGCGACATCCTCGGGCTCAGTGCGATCGATGAAGAGCGCCATCCCTGCAACGCCATCGCGCTGGACACAGTGACCACCTGCCGCCTGCCGTTCCGCGTGGCGGCCTCCCTGTCGGCCCGCATGCCGCAGCTGCAGGCCAAGCTGTTCCGGCTGCTCAGCCGCGACATCGCCCGCGCCACGCAGCTGTCGTGCAACAACAGCGCCGACGAGCGCCTGGCGGCGTTCCTGATCGGCATGGCCGACCGCATGGCCGCACGCGGCTATTCGGCCAGCCGTTGGCAGCTGACCATGTCGCGGATGGATATCGCCAGTTACCTGCGGCTGGCACCGGAAACGCTCAGCCGGCTGCTGCGCCGCTTCCAGGCCGAGGGCCTGGTCGCGCTGGACGGGCGTGAAGTGGAAGTGCGCGGCCGCGAGCGCCTGCAGGCGATGGCGGCCGCCGAGGCGGGCCTGGATCAGGTCCGCAGGGAAGCCGCATAA